GGACAATTTCAAGTAATTAGAATAACGAGGAGAGTTCCTAACATGCATGGTTTTTAAATAGTAGTTTCATAGGtgactttttattttggtaCCTAAAATTATGTTAAGGCTTTGttttttacaatatttttatttttatttcttgtttaaatTAATCGCATAGGTCGATGgcttcatttgaaaattttcattatatatatatatatatatatatatatatatatatatatatatatatttttgcatATATTATCAAAGGCGTGCATGTAGCAAAATCTCTGATCTAGATAAGAAAATTAGAGGCGTTACAAGCTACATTCTGTACCTTCATGAACCAAGTTTTTCATAAATACCTAGACCAGTTTTTTGTGGTGTATCTCGACAATATCgttgtatgtatacagtacCACGATTGACGAATAGAAAGTGCACTTATACCTAGTATTTGAAAAACTAAGGCAGAACCAGTTgtacattaaaagaaaaaagaaatgtgcTCCCACACTAAACTGTATCAACTTCTTGGATCATCATCAAATGGGTTGCATGAAAATAGGTTGAATAAGTAGAGACATTACAATATCGTTTATTTTTTGGTGCTCAGCGCCATGTCCATCTCCATGTTGATATATGCATTGAGCCATTCTACCAAGATTTTTAGCTATCTCGATGAACACACGAGGAAAGAATGAATTCTCAACATCAACCGTATTTAACTTTTTCCACGTCTCATCAATCAAATGTTTTATATGTTCACGAGCACTCTTCTCTGAAGCTCCCATATTATTCATATAACATTGTATTGATTTTGGAACATCGCCTCTCTCTAATTCGATCTGAATGAAATGTCCATCCCAAAATCATGTTAGTAAATAAATGTTCCAAAATGTTAAATTGAATAATCTATATGGAATTTAATTAACTCAAAGATACACTTATCTACCCCTATACATagtttttaattgttttaataaaaaaatgtttgctTGTAATGATGATACAAGATTTATTGTTCATACCGTTGATGTTCCAAGATCGTCAACAAGTCGCGCAATTATGGAAGAACAACGAATTATATCAATATGTTCTTCCAAGCTCTCCATGTCTTGGAGCATCGGAGATGTCTCGGAAGCATATGCATGAACTAGTAGAAGTGGTACTCCTATTGAAATCCATGCATTGTCTAGATACTCTTCTAATGTTGGTTTATAACCGGTGTGATACCACCTAGCCTCCAAGATATAAGATTTGCATAAATCTACCCACtgtaaaattcaattttttaagaagtaaattacataataatttttaaagttaaaagagtttattataatcaaattcttaCCGTTTTCTTAAGGTATTGGATCACATTAATTCCTTTGTCTCTCAACATTTCAAAAGCCATCTCATTTACAGAATTGTGGAGACCAAGAAaacatattttcatataatcaGGTAGCTGGTCCAGTGCATCAACATTCCacctaaaattataatttaggagagggttaaatatttatatatttcccAATTAAAATcggtattttatttatattttaataaatattttatttaattgtttaaattttaacaactaatttattattaaagtttaagTTATTACTTTCgtgagaacaaaaaaaaatatatatatattttttaaagttttctttaaaattatcaattaaagaaattaataatttagtaaaagaaatatatatttatagattGCTAACCTTTCTACGGCTTCCGTAAAAAGCTCAAGTTCATCTAATGTGCCATATACATCATAAATGTCATCTATTGTCGTTATTAATGCACCAATTCTTGTGGCCATTCTTCTAAAAGATGAGAGCTCAGGTTCAAATCCCATACCCACGGTCCAAAAGAAACATTCCATCAATCTATCTCTTGCAAAGCTCAACTTTTCGGTAAATCCAGTGCTCCTCCACCACCTAATTTGTATGTTTAGTCAGCAAAAGAGTGTTAATGTAATATACAACCATCCATCTGTTTagaatattctttttcttattaaaataaattttgtaagtAAGTTTGTGATTCAAAACAAAgttttgatgaaaaaaaaaaaaaaataccacaCACCATTATTTTCAATACTTCAAATAAGTTTATCATAGTCATACCTGGATGCATATTTAAGATCTTCTTGGTGGATGGATTGAACTCGATTGAAATCTAATTTAGCAATTTCAAGAAGAATAGGGTTCATATCCACTTTTCTCTCGTAGATATCAATGAACCATCTTGCATCCAATCTTGATATTCTCCAATGTATGGGAAACTCCAACGCATGTCTAATAATGGATGCTTCATATTCATCGTTGCACGATCTCatgtatttttctaaatagttgattgtaaaatattttgcTGCCGCTAAAATGTTCTCACCTTCTATACATAAGAATGAAGCTTCATACAATGATAACATTTCATTTAAATCCCGATAGAGTTCTGTGCTAAAGTTCATGGTCTCATCCTTAGCATTACCGAAAACATCTGTCATTAagttgttaaattaataagtaTACATTATCTAACCAACATGACAAAAGTATTAAGTTTTCATATTGACATTTTCACATATTTGTAGATTTGACATATTCACTATTCCATTATACATAttaacattaatgaaataatttgaaataatttaaaaataaatagaataaattgaagtgaaataaaatcaaattcatttaaaatgaaataaaatcaaattcatttataaaatgtaagaaatatatattaccTGATGATAACTTTATggtgacaaaaataaaaaaagaaagaagacgaAAAAAGTCTAACCTTGTGAAACATTGAAACCATGTTGTCTTAAAAGTCTGAATTTAAGTGATGTTGCATACAGATTGTTCTTTTCTgaatcatcattttcattGCTCTTCTCGTATGTTCTTTTCAACACATTTTTAATCTCATTCTCAAAATGGTATGAGATTCCAAGTCGTTGTAAAGTATCAATCAGCTCGAGTTGCTTTAGAGGATCCTCTATTATTTGGTTCATAAGCACACCAACCTCTTCCTTTAACTCATTGAAGCGTtcaacatatatttttctctgaACACAACAAATAAGTAATTGCTAACtgtttttaacatttaatgtaaaataaacaaagaaaactaATTTAAACATTCCTATCATTCATACCTTAAATTCACTGCTTAATGATTCAATGTACTCATGTTTCCAAAGAGAAGGCTTGTAATTTCCAGACCGTCGTACAATGGTTTGATTTGATACTCTTGCAACGCTACTTACTTTTTCTATAGGACAgataaatgaaaagttttgACCAAAATAAACTCGTGTGATGGAATGATTCATCATAAAACGAGTGAGAAATTGGGGATGAAGGGGAATGAAGACGGTTGGTTGATTTAATTCTGAGGAGAGGTAgcttaatatatatagatgatCCAAACCTGGCTTTATTctctaatattattatttttttaatatattaaatttgtaaatgttttaagaaaatatccTGCTGACCAAATAGATTTGAAGCCAATTCATTGTTTGTCCTCACATCTCTTTCAAAATGTTCTCACCTTCTATGCATAAGAATGAGGTTTCATACAATAATAACATTCAATTTAAATCCTGATAAAGTCTTGTGCTAAAGTTCTTCGTCTCATCCTTAAAGTTATGGAAAATCTCTgtcattataatataaaaaattgttaaattaataaatttgcaTTGCTTTAACCAACATGATAAGAGTATTAACAATACTTAATTTTTCAGAGAATTAATGTTGATATCTTTattcttataataaaaaaaaatgtggagAAAAAAGTTAATACCTTGGGAAACAATTAATCCATATTGTCTTAGAAGCCTAAATTCAAGTGATGTTGCATAccggttattttttttttttttttccaatcatCACATTCATTGCTCTTCTCATATGTTCTTTTAAACACATCCTTAATCTCATTTTCCGTTGTAAAGTATCTCTTTACAACGAGTTGGAGTCGCTTTAGAGGatcatcttttattttgttcataagcACACCGAGCTCTTTATTTAGCTCATTGAAGCGTTCTACATATATTTCTCCCGGAACACAACAAACAAGTAATTGCTAACTCTTTATAACatttaatctaaataaacaaagaaaacaactaatttaaagatttttatcCTTCCTATCTTAAATTCACGGTTTAATAATTGAATGTATTCATGTTTCCAAATAGGAGGTTTGAAATTTCCAGACCTTCGTATAATGGTTTGATTTGATACTTTTGCATCACTATTTACCTTAGCAGTAGGACAGATAATAGAAGAGTTTGGATCAAAATAAACTTGTTTGATGGAAGAGTTCATCATAAAAGGGGTGAATAAGTTTTTCTTCTCACCTTGAAGTTATGGAAAACCTTTGTCATGTTCATATAAACCGTtgttaaattaatgaataCGCATCATCACATATTCGTAGATTTGACATCTTCCGAATTGTTATTAATGttgatttatattattttattatcaatttaCTTATTAAATGAGTTTAGTTACAcactttaattttcataaaaagttaattaatacGTATGGGAGGTGAATTTGTTGTTGGAATTGTCATTTTGCGTTTATTTGagtgtttcaaatttttaaattttaccaattttgtaaaatgtttgaaaaattggGTGCCGTCATTTCAAGCCAACCCTTGCTTGTCCACCATACATAGCTTATACTCATTAGGTATTGCAACACAAAGTTCCGTCATCATGCTCATAACTTTGAAACACAAAGTGCGACTGTTAAGGATGATAAGATTGAGTTAAAAgacaataaaaaacaaatttttttatgtaacAATCGGTCTGGATATAGAGtgtagaaatatatatggtagatatttcgtaaagatatatatttcgtaaagatatatatagtagatattttgtaaagatatatatggtaggtATATGGTAAAGATTTTgtagagatatatttctttaatCTATATTaagtaaattgaaaccctGTATACATACCCATTAGGTATTGCTTccaaaatgtatttttcttccttccctacattctctcttgttttacatacgtgaagtcatcaataaaaccttgagccaatattcctccttgtaTTTTCTATCTCctgttttttgtgttcatcttgatcgagtttGTGTGTTGTTGAGCGATTCTAACAActagtatcagagcgaggCAAAATTCActacgatctgtgaagatggaaacttcaaagattggaattgaaaagtttgatggatccgatttcagATTCTGGAAAATGCAGATTAAAGATTGTTTGTACTAGAAAGGTCTTCACGAATCCCTGTTGGGGGAGAAGCCGGATACTATGACTATggagcagtggaagctcaaggatcgtcaGACCTTGGGGTGGATCCATTGACGCtgtccagaaacgtggcgttcaatattatcaaggagaagacaacgtcagatctgttGAAAGCgttgtcgaatatgtacgaaaagtcgtcggctatgaacaaggtgtatttgatgcggagattgttcaatctacaaatgtctgaaggtggatctgttTTTGATCATATAAacgaattcaatatgattgtaagtcaactaagttcggtggaaattaatttcgagaatgaaattaaagcattgattttgatgtcatctttacccgagttgtgggatactgttgttgccgcaatcatcAGTTCACAAGGATCTAATAAACTTAAGTtcgatgaaattcgagatgtagttcttagcgaaagtattcgcaaacagAATAAGAAGTACGTGCTAATTATCACCACCTAAGTTCCgtgttaatttatattattttattatcaatttaCTTATCAAATGAGTTTAGTTACCCACTctaattttcctaaaaagtTGATTAATACGTATGGGAGCTGAATTTGTTGTTGGAATCGTCATTTTTCGATTATTTGAAGggtgtttcaaatttttaaattttgccaatttttaaaaatgtttgaaaaattggCTGCCTTCATTTCAAGCCACCTCATTGCTTTGTCCACCATACATAGCTTATCCTCTCCTCCTTCGCATAGAAAATATGTTTAGTGACGGTTAAACTATGTAAGtttaaacatttcaaaacaatGTCATGTTTATAACAAAATGGTTAAAACAATTACGGTGGAAAAATAAACCACATGAAACTTagacaataaagaaaaattaaaacaatatctTATCTTAGCTTCAGTTCAATGGTCATAACCATGACATTGTCATCCATGCAAATGTGTAttgtctttacctgaaaagtGAAAGTatcacatgacttgagtattttaagaaatactcggtAAGTGACTCTATTACTGGGGTTAGGAAATGCATACATATGCAATTGTGTTAGGGACCTGAAATATCATTTCAACGCAcaatcttgtttagaagctGTAAGAACAAGtttaaaggaaaataattaacaattgATCtcaatttagaagaaataatTAACGATTGATCTCAATTTGGAAGAAATATGAGACTAGGAGAGCCAAACACTAAATGGTTATTACTTGTGATAGGAGCTCGACCCAACACAATTCTTAATCCATATGAATGCCCCAACTTTAGACTTTATAGGGAAAGCTTAAACTGAAATTGAAACCTCCATAATCGTCATGATTTTGAGAAAGAGTTTTCTAGATTATCCATCAGAAATATCATCTCCGATCCGTGAGCTACTAACTTCCAATTAGAATTCTAGTCGTTGGATGTGGTGAGCTGTATGTTCTCTATAACATactcaaattttgtgaagattcAAAGGTTGGATTTGAAGTTTCCATGGATTTTTGGATGACTTTCCACTATTGGAGATTTGATTTTCTAATCTAaggcattttcgtaattatctTGAACTTTAAGGATATAttgttaattatatattattattctttttctcaaaaaaaatctaaatttttttctaagcATTCTTTGATGGATCATTTTTCTGTTCATGAGCATCTTGAAGTTCCTTCtagataagaaattaaaaattcggaaaattccttaaaaattaaagaaaatgacatttttgtccttttcgtttactttttcattttcaatccttCTTTCAAAGGCCTCTAACTCCCTAAAATTACTTGTTAGGGTATGGAAATGAATTGATTTAGATCATTGTCCTGGCTTAAATCCATTATTTATTTCGGTGTTACATATAAGATGAAACGgtagttatttaaaaaaaggaaaaaaatattgaaaagttcAATTCTTGCAAGACACTGACAAACTCGTAATGTAACTACTACCGTCACGATTCCCTTTAAATATTCTTGCTATCCATCCCATGAGCTTTGCCAACGCATGAGTTCCTTGCAGTTTATAGTTGTCAAGATCACATAAAGTGTCACACGTGAGGGTGGAAGAAAGTCGGAATCACGCTGCAACTGGATCTCAAATGGAAAGACATCGAAGAAGGAATTCAAAACCAATCCgtaaagagaaagaaatggttgactttttttttttgaaatcgGGTATAGAAGACACAACCCGCATGTAACACtcaaaaatgaaggaaagcCACCCATGTAATACCCGAAGGatccaaaaaaggaaattaagaGGATTAAGCAAGGAAAATGGTCTTAAGCGAATCATTTTCATACCCTAAGGAGTACTTTTAAGGATTTAAGACCTTTGGAGAACGATTGGGAATGAAAGGGTAAGCAAAAAGGAcgaaaatgtcatttttccaattatcaAGGATCTTTCCggatttttaattccttatatagaaggaatttcaagatactcaagaagtggaaaatgACCAACAAGGGATGaagaaagtttagaaaaattatgaattttcgaaaaaagtaataataaaatgttcgAGAAGTGGCAAATTACTAGAATACCCCTGAAGTTAAGGATAATTACAGATTTGCAATTCTGCTCAAAAAGTCAGACCCTTCAAAGTGCCTTCTGCACAAAGTTCTTCGAATCCCGACTCTCAGCGGTTGGATCTTCTCCAAACTTGGATACATTCTAAAAAACTCACgaatcatcacatccaacggctaGGATTCAAAACCAAAGTCGGTGAGGCTCTGATCGGAGTAGATATTTTCGACGAATTTTCCAGAAAATCCAACCGCCAATTCACAACGATTCTGAGCTCTTAATGTCAGTTTAAGTTTCtcttataaattatgaagTCGGGGCAATAGTTTGGAACAAGAATTGAGCAAGTTCAAGTTTCTAGTCGTTGGCAATagtttggaacaagaatcgagcaagCTCGAGCTTCTAGTCGTTGGCAATAAGCATTTAGATTTTGGGCTCCTACTCTCGGGTTTCTTCTAAATAcgagagcaattctccaccatttctcttcaaacttgttcctacagcttctaaacaagattacccacaagttctatgaaggaatagaGTGATGACAGTGCCTAGAAACCATTCCCCCAATCCAATCCGCCATTAAAGAGcttcaaggaaaactcaaaattccaatccGAGGATACACGAGAATTGCTCAAGGGGTTGTTATCCAAAGATTTGAGTTTTGAATCATAGAAACCGATCAAGAATCAAGAAAGCATCTATGACAAAAGTTGCTCAAGGGGTTGTTATGTATAGATAAGAGTTTTGAATCATAGAAACCgatcaaaaatataaaaaatttcaaacgtACATTTTATATGTTATAGAATACCATTTTTGTCcacaaatttatgaaacaataAGATTCAAGAAAACACTTAATTTCAAGTGTTGTTACCATTTTCCATGGTTGATAAAAATGCAtgagattaatttttttagattgaaactcttcaattttagtaaaaaaaccCGGTTGAATACGAAAATAGAAAACCCAAATGAACTTGATCATGGGGAGGTGAAAAATAAAACCCCATGTCaagatcatgtcgagcttaaCAAGCTATGGATCTCAAAACCCAAAGCCTTCAAAGTCTTAGTACAACCAGAGAATGAATCAAAAGTTGAACCAGTGGTAGAAAAGAAGAGGACCAAGACATTTTAAGAATAGGAGTTGCCTCTATACTAACGGGTTACAAGCTGTAGAGATATACTTATGAGTTTTACGTTCCTGAGCCCTAATTTATCATACACAGAATAGGGCATTAAGTTAATAAGATCTCGTCACACAAGGCCCTATGGAAAAATGAATTACAATAGTATAGGAAACCGTAAAATCTTTTGCACGatctcataaatttcaaac
The Cucurbita pepo subsp. pepo cultivar mu-cu-16 chromosome LG16, ASM280686v2, whole genome shotgun sequence genome window above contains:
- the LOC111777125 gene encoding terpene synthase 10-like isoform X1, which gives rise to MTDVFGNAKDETMNFSTELYRDLNEMLSLYEASFLCIEGENILAAAKYFTINYLEKYMRSCNDEYEASIIRHALEFPIHWRISRLDARWFIDIYERKVDMNPILLEIAKLDFNRVQSIHQEDLKYASRWWRSTGFTEKLSFARDRLMECFFWTVGMGFEPELSSFRRMATRIGALITTIDDIYDVYGTLDELELFTEAVERWNVDALDQLPDYMKICFLGLHNSVNEMAFEMLRDKGINVIQYLKKTWVDLCKSYILEARWYHTGYKPTLEEYLDNAWISIGVPLLLVHAYASETSPMLQDMESLEEHIDIIRCSSIIARLVDDLGTSTIELERGDVPKSIQCYMNNMGASEKSAREHIKHLIDETWKKLNTVDVENSFFPRVFIEIAKNLGRMAQCIYQHGDGHGAEHQKINDIVMSLLIQPIFMQPI
- the LOC111777125 gene encoding terpene synthase 10-like isoform X2; this encodes MVSMFHKDETMNFSTELYRDLNEMLSLYEASFLCIEGENILAAAKYFTINYLEKYMRSCNDEYEASIIRHALEFPIHWRISRLDARWFIDIYERKVDMNPILLEIAKLDFNRVQSIHQEDLKYASRWWRSTGFTEKLSFARDRLMECFFWTVGMGFEPELSSFRRMATRIGALITTIDDIYDVYGTLDELELFTEAVERWNVDALDQLPDYMKICFLGLHNSVNEMAFEMLRDKGINVIQYLKKTWVDLCKSYILEARWYHTGYKPTLEEYLDNAWISIGVPLLLVHAYASETSPMLQDMESLEEHIDIIRCSSIIARLVDDLGTSTIELERGDVPKSIQCYMNNMGASEKSAREHIKHLIDETWKKLNTVDVENSFFPRVFIEIAKNLGRMAQCIYQHGDGHGAEHQKINDIVMSLLIQPIFMQPI